The Candidatus Eremiobacteraceae bacterium genome has a segment encoding these proteins:
- a CDS encoding copper amine oxidase N-terminal domain-containing protein, translating to MRIFQKAMVAAALVALAGIAPSYAYGSTGTATSATSGTQVADAMADFGSPPSGEVPIIFNDHHVYANPDALRQGRVLGAIVSHGTLLVPLRSMFEQMGATVSYDAASKSVTAQKEGAQVQVTLGKNEVIIN from the coding sequence TTGAGAATATTCCAGAAAGCGATGGTCGCAGCGGCCCTGGTGGCGCTCGCGGGAATCGCTCCAAGCTACGCGTATGGCAGCACCGGAACGGCAACATCGGCAACGTCCGGCACGCAAGTCGCGGATGCGATGGCAGATTTCGGCTCCCCGCCCTCGGGCGAGGTGCCTATCATTTTCAACGACCACCACGTGTACGCGAACCCTGACGCGCTGCGTCAAGGACGCGTCCTCGGCGCGATCGTCTCGCACGGTACGCTGCTCGTGCCGCTGCGCAGCATGTTCGAGCAGATGGGCGCCACCGTGTCGTACGATGCGGCGAGCAAGTCCGTCACGGCGCAAAAAGAAGGCGCGCAAGTCCAGGTGACCCTCGGCAAGAACGAGGTCATCATCAAC